The Echinicola rosea genome has a segment encoding these proteins:
- a CDS encoding anthranilate synthase component II: MKILVLDNYDSFTYNLVYIVRELGYGAEMDVFRNDKIRLEDVAAYDKILLSPGPGVPADAGIMPELLRKYASKKDILGICLGHQAIGEAFGSGLNNLTEVVHGVASEIKVLQEDLLFEGVPNSFKIGRYHSWVIDEPTLSKDLEITAKTPDGQIMAVRHKKHKVRGLQFHPESVLTDHGKQIVQNWING, translated from the coding sequence TACTCGATAATTACGATTCATTTACTTATAACTTGGTTTACATTGTTCGTGAGCTGGGGTATGGGGCGGAGATGGACGTCTTCCGGAACGATAAAATCCGTTTGGAAGATGTAGCTGCCTATGACAAAATATTACTGTCGCCAGGGCCGGGAGTTCCTGCCGATGCGGGTATCATGCCCGAGCTCTTAAGGAAATATGCCAGTAAAAAGGATATTCTAGGTATTTGTTTAGGCCACCAAGCTATTGGGGAGGCTTTTGGAAGTGGGTTGAACAACCTGACAGAAGTGGTACACGGGGTCGCTTCTGAGATAAAAGTATTACAGGAAGACCTGCTTTTTGAGGGAGTGCCCAATAGCTTTAAAATCGGAAGGTACCATAGCTGGGTGATCGATGAGCCAACGCTGTCCAAGGACCTGGAAATTACGGCCAAGACCCCTGATGGGCAAATCATGGCGGTAAGACACAAGAAGCATAAAGTGAGAGGACTGCAGTTTCACCCGGAAAGTGTTCTGACTGACCATGGTAAGCAGATTGTCCAAAACTGGATAAATGGCTGA